From the Nocardiopsis changdeensis genome, one window contains:
- a CDS encoding aspartate kinase, whose translation MALIVQKYGGSSVADAEAIKRVAQRIVAQKKAGYDVVVVVSAMGDTTDELIDLAEQVSPMPPARELDMLLTAGERMSMSLVAMAIANLGFEARSFTGSQAGVITTSLHGNAKIIDVTPGRIKEAVDEGAICIVAGFQGVSQDSKDITTLGRGGSDTTAVALAAALEADACEIYSDVDGVFTADPRIVPSARRIPQVSYEEMLEMAASGTKILHLRCVEYARRYNIPLHVRSSFSQKPGTWIVSEVEESEGMEQPIISGVSHDRSEAKVTVVGVPDKVGEAATIFKALADAEINIDMIVQNVSAVSTSRTDISFTVPKDFGKQALAALKKVQDKVGFEALRYDDKIGKVSLVGAGMRSYPGVTARFFDAIAGSGTNIEMISTSEIRISVIVTEDQIDSAVQAAHTEFQLDADQVEAVVYGGTGR comes from the coding sequence GTGGCCTTGATCGTGCAGAAGTACGGTGGGTCTTCCGTGGCCGACGCGGAAGCCATCAAGCGAGTAGCCCAGCGGATCGTCGCTCAGAAAAAAGCGGGATATGACGTCGTCGTCGTGGTCTCGGCCATGGGCGACACCACCGACGAGCTGATCGACCTCGCCGAGCAGGTGTCCCCGATGCCGCCGGCGCGCGAGCTCGACATGCTCCTCACCGCGGGTGAGCGCATGTCCATGTCCCTGGTCGCCATGGCCATCGCCAACCTGGGCTTCGAGGCGCGGTCGTTCACGGGCTCGCAGGCGGGCGTGATCACCACGTCCCTGCACGGCAACGCCAAGATCATCGACGTCACGCCCGGCCGTATCAAGGAGGCCGTGGACGAGGGCGCGATCTGCATCGTCGCCGGGTTCCAGGGCGTCTCCCAGGACAGCAAGGACATCACCACCCTGGGGCGCGGGGGCTCGGACACCACCGCCGTGGCCCTGGCCGCCGCCCTGGAGGCGGACGCCTGCGAGATCTACTCGGACGTGGACGGCGTGTTCACCGCCGACCCGCGCATCGTCCCCAGCGCCCGGCGCATCCCCCAGGTCTCCTACGAGGAGATGCTGGAGATGGCCGCCAGCGGGACCAAGATCCTGCACCTGCGCTGCGTGGAGTACGCGCGGCGGTACAACATCCCCCTGCACGTCCGCTCGTCGTTCAGCCAGAAGCCCGGGACCTGGATCGTTTCGGAAGTCGAGGAAAGCGAAGGCATGGAACAGCCGATCATCTCCGGGGTCTCCCACGACCGGAGCGAAGCCAAGGTCACCGTCGTCGGGGTCCCGGACAAGGTCGGTGAGGCCGCGACGATCTTCAAGGCCCTCGCCGACGCCGAGATCAACATCGACATGATCGTGCAGAACGTGTCGGCGGTCTCGACCTCCCGCACCGACATCTCCTTCACGGTTCCCAAGGACTTCGGCAAGCAGGCCCTGGCCGCCCTGAAGAAGGTCCAGGACAAGGTCGGCTTCGAGGCGCTGCGCTACGACGACAAGATCGGCAAGGTCTCCCTGGTCGGCGCCGGCATGCGCTCCTACCCCGGGGTCACCGCCCGCTTCTTCGACGCCATCGCGGGTTCGGGCACCAACATCGAGATGATCTCCACCTCGGAGATCCGCATCTCCGTCATCGTCACGGAGGACCAGATCGACTCGGCCGTCCAGGCCGCCCACACCGAGTTCCAGCTCGACGCAGACCAGGTCGAGGCCGTCGTCTACGGAGGTACCGGCCGATGA